A single Stigmatopora argus isolate UIUO_Sarg chromosome 7, RoL_Sarg_1.0, whole genome shotgun sequence DNA region contains:
- the clrn2 gene encoding clarin-2, whose translation MPSRRKRISSSAASALCLGSVGLLLAALSTERWVSAHILCQSAADMVNASRHEMELFTGDVRYGLFAGGKSKKCGLGTRRSKIYIFPNLVRTLNGGLHVTVILFLLAAVFFALVALSFAIYNARKIPYQSIKGHKGLYLWNAIAATSAGLAALCFLAAVRRHRLTERVVNYGEKFFALAVLDESLDWSFWLSVASAATHVLVCAAVAVGRVKVPGAEVKRPQEPTISALDLLY comes from the exons ATGCCCTCGCGGCGGAAACGGATCAGCTCGTCGGCCGCCTCGGCGCTGTGCTTGGGCTCAGTGGGCCTCCTGCTCGCGGCCCTGTCCACGGAGCGCTGGGTCAGCGCTCACATCCTGTGCCAAAGCGCCGCCGACATGGTTAACGCGTCCCGCCACGAGATGGAACTCTTCACCGGGGACGTCCGCTACGGACTCTTTGCCGGGGGGAAGAGCAAAAAGTGCGGACTGGGGACCAGACGCTCCAAAATATACA TCTTCCCAAATCTGGTACGCACGTTGAACGGAGGCCTCCACGTGACGGTGATCCTCTTCTTGCTGGCGGCGGTATTTTTCGCGCTGGTCGCGCTCTCCTTCGCCATTTACAACGCTCGCAAAATCCCCTACCAGAGCATCAAAGGCCACAAAGGACTGTACCTGTGGAATGCCATCGCGG CTACGTCCGCCGGCCTGGCGGCGCTTTGCTTCCTGGCGGCCGTGAGACGGCACCGCCTCACCGAGCGCGTGGTCAACTACGGGGAGAAGTTCTTCGCTCTGGCCGTCCTGGACGAATCGCTGGACTGGTCCTTCTGGTTGAGCGTGGCCAGCGCCGCCACGCACGTGCTGGTGTGCGCGGCGGTGGCCGTCGGACGGGTCAAGGTGCCCGGGGCGGAGGTCAAGAGGCCCCAAGAGCCCACCATCTCCGCTCTGGATCTGCTCTACTGA
- the fam193a gene encoding protein FAM193A, with product MSPTDAKRGAKRRKNKRGGGSGTSCSAVCNSGTSGGVVCSKAGVASALGCPGVPAPAGFLAPVPPADLGSVTGINGELKMNNVTPQFTEGPVNADFTGVLQTPFTFGLNQRATYTAGDRCLLCRCERSKDGPRPSEALGPDRRNGEHDTGQPPAALPLPLWVCSDCRRTVEKEDRHTALEQLGSQDFLLHMPAVNGTLGPDLAAATPVDRLSAPALPAPDLGPPAPGETACGCEACNERRELSAESERESRQLQKHWSEVRYVVRCIYRQAGTPLADDRDQPLGPDKDGVKELVDRLCEKDPYQLYQRLEQQAREYVLEMKARLLKQLSEPSPPPLPLAGPAEGPPRAHRLVSLLLEEYSALCQAARTISGFLLTLENEHLHKFHVTWELHNKHLFENLVFSEPILHSSLPALVAQLKLGTASHDSYSEDTYRSLLDDYQRLQREMAAVAGEWRECEKRIDDYVDEQLLFKVEGPSFADHRTEPRKSPPGKNTLKTKQRMLKEDWESFKQRRYVEEQLPNNNNNKKAPCGDNFTDTMRMLSSRLGIPDCPNCNYRRRCTCDDCSLSHILTCGIMDSPAADESAAVNAAAVAVSAPQDYLAQARPPSLSSASSASGSDAGSPVAVHQRPRLLLPAGDANPFVSDDDEAPPASAKFGDVYPVVGGGYRGDGAAALNGHRFGDRSPLTPISARSPRVSSSASSSDDDEGRRRRRETNSPPPSYNHHRQVEQVQHVCECHVCNQDAASANVLAHAGRLHPAPPLPAADGHPPFADNGPARPALHLYPHIHGHLPMHNFSRPLLHPTLYPPSPPLTHNKPLPPKPTPSHSAAKQPAFSPTLPEHAYQNSYNGGGGGGTGDWNNSLQCLPLDFQSLWDATMMKSFDQSISQVLLPELLQGEMLEPAAADVPLPPTPASPRADHRHPAAPAAPHPSSSSPSSLSSCSSSEAREQKKSGAKKKCLYNFQDAFMETNRVTTAPSAPVPPISCTATAVQSNDVFHSLGKEDHHRQISPAAARINPAPLGPLPPLSAPTGAAAPFPKSVSPASDSGETHPGLCLPPAEPNVSSADSPLSAPPSVCSDPDCEGHRCEGNGAYEHPPYDGEESQDEDSCSEHSSSTSTSTNQKEGKYCDCCYCEFFGHGGPPAAPTSRNYAEMREKLRLRLTKRKEEQPKREEQQQQQPAPEREGPGGGTAAASAATGLEDHRRVEDLLQFINSADSKPTSSSKAAKRARHKQKKMEEKARQEAEAQREERRRRRREEEAALQREFLRLQELRQQHCAAKKKKKDKAKENTAPADNQPHPHHHHHHHHAQPPLPPPPPERTAAHNVLERLRDGKSQLLRSLICPEEVGPEPRSEGRRATERGVSRLRDRNADAKAAPESANDGGKSRPKEERRRSPPASNPSPSPPLRLRSEGPEQNGKAAGAESPQPKGKAKKNKKKKTDKMSTSIDDVFLPKDIDLDSTEMDETEREVEYFKRFCLDSARQTRQRLSINWSNFSLKKATFAAH from the exons ATGAGTCCAACTGATGCTAAGCGTGGGGCAAAACGCAGGAAGAACAAGCGGGGCGGTGGCAGCGGCACCAGCTGCAGTGCTGTCTGCAATAGCGGCACCAGCGGCGGCGTCGTCTGCAGCAAGGCCGGGGTCGCCTCGGCCCTCGGCTGCCCCGGAGTTCCGGCACCTGCCGGCTTCCTCGCACCTGTTCCGCCCGCAGACCTGGGCTCCGTGACGGGCATCAACGGAGAG CTCAAAATGAACAACGTCACACCACAGTTTACCGAGGGACCAGTCAACGCTGATTTCACCGGCGTCCTTCAG ACGCCGTTTACGTTCGGCCTGAACCAACGCGCCACGTACACGGCCGGCGACCGCTGCCTCTTGTGCCGCTGCGAGCGCAGCAAAGACGGCCCGCGGCCTTCCGAGGCGCTCGGCCCCGACCGTCGGAACGGCGAGCACGATACCGGCCAGCCGCCCGCCGCCCTCCCGCTGCCCCTGTGGGTTTGCTCCGACTGTCGTCGAACCGTGGAGAAGGAGGACCGGCACACGGCGTTGGAGCAGCTGGGG AGTCAGGATTTTCTTTTGCACATGCCCGCGGTGAACGGCACCCTCGGGCCGGATCTGGCGGCGGCGACGCCCGTGGACAGACTCAGCGCGCCCGCATTGCCGGCGCCCGATCTGGGCCCCCCCGCCCCCGGCGAGACGGCGTGCGGCTGCGAGGCTTGCAACGAGAGGCG GGAGTTGTCGGCCGAGTCGGAGAGGGAGTCGCGCCAGCTGCAGAAGCACTGGTCGGAGGTGCGCTACGTGGTCCGCTGCATTTACCGGCAGGCCGGGACGCCGCTGGCAGACGATCGCGACCAGCCTCTGGGACCGGACAAGGACGGCGTTAAGGAGCTGGTGGACAG GCTGTGCGAGAAGGACCCGTACCAGCTGTACCAGCGTCTGGAGCAGCAGGCCCGCGAATACGTCCTGGAGATGAAGGCGCGGCTCCTGAAGCAGCTCTCGGAGCCGtccccgccgccgctgccgctggCGGGGCCCGCCGAGGGGCCCCCGCGGGCCCACCGGCTGGTCTCCCTCCTGCTGGAGGAGTACAGCGCCCTCTGCCAGGCGGCGCGCACCATCAGCGGGTTCCTGCTCACCTTG GAGAACGAGCACCTCCACAAGTTCCACGTGACGTGGGAGCTGCACAACAAGCACCTTTTCGAGAACTTGGTCTTCTCGGAGCCCATCTTGCACAGCAGCCTGCCCGCACTTGTTGCACAGCTCAA ATTGGGCACGGCCTCGCACGACTCATACAGCGAGGACACGTACCGGAGCCTGCTGGACGACTACCAGCGGCTGCAACGCGAGATGGCCGCCGTGGCCGGCGAGTGGCGGGAGTGCGAGAAGAGGATCGACGACTACGTGGACGAACAG CTGCTGTTCAAAGTGGAGGGCCCCAGTTTCGCCGACCACAGGACGGAGCCGCGCAAGTCGCCGCCGGGCAAAAAC ACTTTAAAGACCAAGCAGCGAATGCTCAAGGAAGACTGGGAGTCTTTCAAGCAGCGGAGATACGTGGAGGAGCAG cttcccaacaacaacaacaacaaaaaggcgcCGTGCGGGGACAACTTCACGGACACCATGAGGATGCTCTCGTCCAGACTCGGCATTCCCGACTGTCCCAACTGCAATTATCGGAGGAG GTGCACGTGCGACGACTGCAGCCTCTCGCACATCCTGACATGCGGCATCATGGACTCTCCCGCGGCGGACGAGTCGGCGGCGGTCaacgcggcggcggtggcggtgtcGGCCCCGCAGGACTACCTGGCCCAAGCTCGCCCGCCCAGCCTGTCGTCGGCCAGCTCGGCGTCGGGTTCCGACGCCGGCTCCCCCGTCGCCGTCCATCAACGCCCGCGACTCCTCTTGCCCGCCGGGGACGCCAACCCCTT CGTCAGCGACGACGACGAAGCGCCTCCCGCGTCTGCCAAGTTCGGGGACGTCTACCCCGTGGTGGGCGGCGGCTACCGGGGCGACGGCGCGGCGGCCCTCAACGGACACCGCTTCGGCGACCGCTCCCCCCTCACGCCCATCTCCGCGCGGTCGCCTCGCGTCAGCAGCAGCGCCAGCTCGTCCGACGACGAcgaggggcggcggcggcggcgggagacCAACAGCCCTCCCCCGTCTTACAACCACCACCGGCAG GTGGAACAGGTCCAGCACGTGTGCGAGTGCCACGTTTGCAACCAGGACGCCGCCTCGGCCAACGTCCTGGCGCACGCCGGGCGACTCCACCCGGCGCCTCCCCTTCCTGCCGCCGACGGACACCCTCCCTTCGCGGACAACGGTCCGGCCCGGCCGGCGCTCCACCTCTACCCGCACATCCACGGGCACTTACCGATGCACAACTTTTCGCGGCCGCTGCTGCACCCCACGCTCTACCCGCCAAGCCCCCCTCTCACGCacaacaag CCTTTGCCCCCCAAGCCCACGCCCAGCCACTCGGCGGCCAAGCAGCCGGCCTTCAGCCCCACGCTACCCGAGCACGCGTACCAGAACAGCTACAAcggaggcggaggaggcggGACGGGCGACTGGAACAACTCGCTGCAGTGCCTGCCGCTGGACTTTCAGAGCCTGTGGGATGCCACCATGATGAAGAGCTTCGATCAATCCATCAGTCAAGTGCTGCTGCCCGAGTTGCTGCAAG GCGAAATGCTGGAGCCAGCCGCCGCCGACGTCCCCCTCCCGCCCACGCCCGCCAGCCCCCGAGCGGACCACCGGCACCCGGCAGCGCCCGCCGCCCCGCACCCTTCCTCTTCGTCGCCCTCGTCCCTTTCCTCGTGTTCGTCGTCGGAGGCCCGCGAGCAGAAGAAGAGCGGCGCCAAGAAGAAGTGTCTGTACAACTTCCAAGATGCCTTCATGGAGACCAATCGCGTGACCACGGCACCCTCGGCGCCCGTCCCGCCCATCTCGTGCACCGCCACCGCTGTCCAGTCCA ACGACGTTTTTCACAGTTTGGGTAAAGAGGACCACCACCGGCAAATCTCCCCGGCCGCCGCCCGGATCAACCCCGCCCCCCTCGGCCCCCTCCCGCCGCTCTCCGCGCCGACCGGCGCCGCGGCGCCCTTCCCCAAAAGCGTCAGCCCGGCGTCCGACTCGGGGGAGACGCACCCGGGCCTGTGCCTCCCGCCGGCCGAGCCCAACGTTTCATCGGCGGACAGTCCGCTCAGCGCCCCCCCTAGCGTCTGCAG CGATCCCGACTGCGAAGGCCACCGGTGCGAGGGCAACGGGGCGTACGAGCACCCGCCCTACGATGGCGAGGAGAGCCAGGACGAGGACAGCTGTTCGGAGCACAGCTCGTCCACCTCCACGTCCACCAACCAGAAGGAAGGAAAGTACTGCGACTGCTGCTACTGCGAGTTCTTCGGACACGGCGGG CCCCCGGCGGCGCCGACCAGCCGCAACTACGCCGAGATGCGCGAGAAGCTGCGCCTGCGCCTGACCAAACGCAAGGAGGAGCAGCCCAAGCGCgaggagcagcagcagcagcagccggcGCCCGAACGCGAGGGCCCCGGCGGCGGCACCGCCGCCGCTTCCGCCGCCACCGGCCTGGAGGACCACCGGCGGGTGGAGGACTTGCTCCAGTTCATCAACAGCGCCGACAGCAAGCCCACGTCCAGCTCCAAAGCCGCCAAGCGGGCCAGGCACAAGCAGAAGAAGATGGAGGAGAAGGCCCGGCAGGAGGCCGAGGCTCAGCGGGAGgagcggcgccgccgccgccgggaaGAGGAAGCCGCGCTCCAACGCGAGTTCCTGCGGCTGCAGGAGCTGCGCCAGCAACACTGCGccgccaagaagaagaagaaggacaaAGCCAAGGAGAACACGGCGCCCGCCGACAACCAGCCGCACCcgcaccaccatcatcatcaccaccacgcGCAGCCGCCcctgccgccgccaccgcccgAGCGAACGGCGGCCCACAACGTGCTGGAACGCCTCCGCGACGGCAAATCGCAGCTCCTCCGCAGCCTCATCTGCCCCGAGGAGGTCGGGCCGGAGCCCCGGTCCGAGGGACGGCGGGCCACCGAACGGGGCGTGTCGCGCCTGCGCGACCGCAACGCCGACGCCAAGGCCGCCCCGGAGAGCGCCAACGACGGCGGCAAAAGTCGGCCGAAGGAGGAGCGGCGGCGGAGCCCGCCCGCGTCCAACCCGTCGCCCTCGCCGCCCTTGCGTCTTCGTTCGGAAGGCCCGGAGCAGAACGGGAAGGCCGCCGGCGCCGAGTCCCCGCAGCCCAAAGGCAAGgccaagaagaacaagaagaagaagaccgaCAAGATGAGCACCTCCATAG aTGACGTGTTCCTTCCCAAAGACATCGATTTGGACAGCACGGAGATGGACGAGACGGAGCGAGAGGTGGAATATTTTAAAAG GTTCTGTTTGGATTCGGCCCGGCAGACGCGCCAGCGGCTGTCCATCAACTGGTCCAACTTTAGCTTAAAAAAGGCCACTTTTGCGGCACACTGA